A genomic stretch from Neodiprion fabricii isolate iyNeoFabr1 chromosome 3, iyNeoFabr1.1, whole genome shotgun sequence includes:
- the LOC124179168 gene encoding esterase E4-like isoform X3, with the protein MIYVCTHTGATFFDFARMRNSLQASVGQLSYFYVISHVNPISSNYLMIEFVYKYICDFRARILRRDSYLGLGSFPSITWCKTVSMAIRTIGSRSCCYIAAACLLVGLLLIAFLTIFGVIPIKNGEIPAGEDWMRPETTIPQGRLRGINMATHLGRRFAAFIGVPFAEPPIGDLRFKQAVPAGPWNGTLDTDRMPNACIQNEEKLMGDEDCLYLNVYTPQVPSSQNATLLPVMVYIYGGQFRFGTSTPDRWSPEFLLNKDVVLVVPNYRFGILGFLSTGDEVSPGNNLLKDIVEALRWTQRNIKYFGGDPNKVTLFGGSSGAACVRLLTLSPLTKGLFHQFMTHSIPQVYPPVPEPYSVAATRATKLGEYLGCPTNTSTTLVNCLRTFNGSYLYETDVLLKDERTARPTVWYPVVEPDVDGALFTDTPGNIIANGKQHDLPWVALATKEEGIVTTAVYYNRPDLFQQFLDNVDSYLISFLRHDVWSANVDAQTATLKSRYLNDLTADRKLLLHNLTDIITDYEFTYFNYNEVRQRANNPAYKSPVYFCTFDYRDSFSYTYKFTGSNPENLGPAHGDEFIYLLPGPREMFGPPGSEYSETDLKMLDAMVELWTSFAINGLPTTAALNDNAIWEPFSSDEKYLQIGNGSDPGIQLKSGFHEERMQFWENFFAATK; encoded by the exons atgatcTATGTGTGCACCCACACGGGAGCgacttttttcgattttgcaCGCATGCGAAATAGCCTTCAAGCCAGTGTAGGTCAGCtatcatatttttatgttaTCTCACATGTAAATCCAATCTCATCAAACTACTTAATGATagaatttgtttataaatatatctgtGATTTCCGTGCACGTATTTTGAGAAGAGATTCCTATCTCGGGCTGGGCTCTTTCCCGAGCATCACTTGGTGCAAAACAGTAAGCATGGCTATACGTACGATTGGCTCGCGCTCGTGCTGTTATATAGCAGCCGCGTGTCTGCTGGTGGGTCTTTTGCTAATTGCTTTTCTGACAATTTTTGGTGTTATTCCAATTAAAAATGGGGAGATTCCCGCTGGCGAGGATTGGATGCGTCCGGAAACGACGATACCTCAAGGAAGACTCAGAGGTATAAATATGGCCACACACCTTGGCAGAAGATTCGCTGCCTTCATTGGAGTTCCGTTTGCCGAGCCACCGATTGGAGATCTCAG GTTCAAACAAGCCGTACCGGCGGGTCCTTGGAACGGGACTCTAGATACCGACCGCATGCCTAACGCATGTATTCAGAACGAGGAAAAGCTCATGGGGGATGAGGACTGCCTCTATCTCAATGTCTATACGCCGCAG GTTCCTAGTAGCCAAAACGCTACGTTACTGCCAGTGATGGTGTACATCTATGGTGGACAATTCAGGTTTGGAACGAGCACTCCTGACCGATGGAGTCCAGAATTTCTTCTTAATAAGGACGTGGTTCTCGTAGTTCCGAACTATCGTTTCGGAATACTCGGATTTTTGAGTACCGGCGACGAAGTGTCGCctggaaataatttactaAAAGATATAGTTGAAGCTTTGAGATGGACCCAACGAAACATCAAGTATTTCGGTGGTGATCCAAATAAAGTAACGCTTTTCGGTGGAAGTTCAGGCGCCGCCTGCGTTCGCCTTTTAACCTTATCTCCTTTAACAAAAG GACTCTTTCACCAATTCATGACACACAGTATACCGCAAGTCTATCCTCCTGTTCCTGAACCGTATTCGGTGGCCGCCACGCGTGCCACGAAGTTGGGCGAATATCTTGGTTGTCCAACCAACACGTCAACCACCCTTGTTAACTGTCTGAGGACTTTCAATGGGTCATACTTGTACGAAACAGACGTGCTGTTGAAGGATGAAAGGACGGCCAGGCCTACTGTTTGGTATCCTGTAGTCGAACCTGACGTAGATGGTGCACTTTTTACGGATACTCCAGGGAATATCATTGCCAATggaaaacagcacgatttgcCGTGGGTGGCCCTTGCAACTAAGGAAGAAGGAATTGTTACAACTGCAG TGTACTATAATAGGCCGGACTTGTTCCAGCAATTTTTAGACAACGTTGACTCTTACTTAATCAGCTTCTTGAGACACGACGTTTGGTCAGCCAATGTCGATGCCCAAACTGCCACTCTTAAGTCTCGTTACTTGAACGATCTAACTGCAGACAGAAAATTG CTACTACACAATTTGACTGACATCATAACCGATTACGAGTTTACCTACTTCAATTACAACGAGGTCAGACAACGTGCAAACAACCCTGCTTACAAGAGTCCCGTATACTTTTGCACTTTTGACTACCGAGACAGTTTCAGCTATACCTATAAGTTTACTGGTAGTAACCCGGAGAATTTGGGCCCGGCGCACGGAGATGAGTTTATTTACCTCCTTCCTGGACCACGGGAAATGTTTGGGCCACCAGGCTCTGAATATAGTGAGACCGATTTGAAAATGCTCGACGCTATGGTGGAGCTATGGACATCGTTTGCTATCAATGG GTTGCCGACTACTGCAGCTCTCAATGACAACGCGATTTGGGAACCATTTTCATCAGACGAAAAATATCTTCAGATCGGTAATGGCAGCGATCCTGGAATTCAGCTTAAAAGTGGTTTTCACGAAGAGCGAATGCAGTTTTGGGAAAATTTCTTTGCTGCTACAAAGTAG
- the LOC124179168 gene encoding esterase E4-like isoform X2 translates to MIYVCTHTGATFFDFARMRNSLQASVGQLSYFYVISHVNPISSNYLMIEFVYKYICDFRARILRRDSYLGLGSFPSITWCKTVSMAIRTIGSRSCCYIAAACLLVGLLLIAFLTIFGVIPIKNGEIPAGEDWMRPETTIPQGRLRGINMATHLGRRFAAFIGVPFAEPPIGDLRFKQAVPAGPWNGTLDTDRMPNACIQNEEKLMGDEDCLYLNVYTPQVPSSQNATLLPVMVYIYGGQFRFGTSTPDRWSPEFLLNKDVVLVVPNYRFGILGFLSTGDEVSPGNNLLKDIVEALRWTQRNIKYFGGDPNKVTLFGGSSGAACVRLLTLSPLTKGLFHQFMTHSIPQVYPPVPEPYSVAATRATKLGEYLGCPTNTSTTLVNCLRTFNGSYLYETDVLLKDERTARPTVWYPVVEPDVDGALFTDTPGNIIANGKQHDLPWVALATKEEGIVTTAVYYNEPDLFQQFLDNVDSHLISLLRHDVWSADVDAQTAALKSRYLNDLSADRKLLLHNLTDIITDYEFTYFNYNEVRQRANNPAYKSPVYFCTFDYRDSFSYTYKFTGSNPENLGPAHGDEFIYLLPGPREMFGPPGSEYSETDLKMLDAMVELWTSFAINGLPTTAALNDNAIWEPFSSDEKYLQIGNGSDPGIQLKSGFHEERMQFWENFFAATK, encoded by the exons atgatcTATGTGTGCACCCACACGGGAGCgacttttttcgattttgcaCGCATGCGAAATAGCCTTCAAGCCAGTGTAGGTCAGCtatcatatttttatgttaTCTCACATGTAAATCCAATCTCATCAAACTACTTAATGATagaatttgtttataaatatatctgtGATTTCCGTGCACGTATTTTGAGAAGAGATTCCTATCTCGGGCTGGGCTCTTTCCCGAGCATCACTTGGTGCAAAACAGTAAGCATGGCTATACGTACGATTGGCTCGCGCTCGTGCTGTTATATAGCAGCCGCGTGTCTGCTGGTGGGTCTTTTGCTAATTGCTTTTCTGACAATTTTTGGTGTTATTCCAATTAAAAATGGGGAGATTCCCGCTGGCGAGGATTGGATGCGTCCGGAAACGACGATACCTCAAGGAAGACTCAGAGGTATAAATATGGCCACACACCTTGGCAGAAGATTCGCTGCCTTCATTGGAGTTCCGTTTGCCGAGCCACCGATTGGAGATCTCAG GTTCAAACAAGCCGTACCGGCGGGTCCTTGGAACGGGACTCTAGATACCGACCGCATGCCTAACGCATGTATTCAGAACGAGGAAAAGCTCATGGGGGATGAGGACTGCCTCTATCTCAATGTCTATACGCCGCAG GTTCCTAGTAGCCAAAACGCTACGTTACTGCCAGTGATGGTGTACATCTATGGTGGACAATTCAGGTTTGGAACGAGCACTCCTGACCGATGGAGTCCAGAATTTCTTCTTAATAAGGACGTGGTTCTCGTAGTTCCGAACTATCGTTTCGGAATACTCGGATTTTTGAGTACCGGCGACGAAGTGTCGCctggaaataatttactaAAAGATATAGTTGAAGCTTTGAGATGGACCCAACGAAACATCAAGTATTTCGGTGGTGATCCAAATAAAGTAACGCTTTTCGGTGGAAGTTCAGGCGCCGCCTGCGTTCGCCTTTTAACCTTATCTCCTTTAACAAAAG GACTCTTTCACCAATTCATGACACACAGTATACCGCAAGTCTATCCTCCTGTTCCTGAACCGTATTCGGTGGCCGCCACGCGTGCCACGAAGTTGGGCGAATATCTTGGTTGTCCAACCAACACGTCAACCACCCTTGTTAACTGTCTGAGGACTTTCAATGGGTCATACTTGTACGAAACAGACGTGCTGTTGAAGGATGAAAGGACGGCCAGGCCTACTGTTTGGTATCCTGTAGTCGAACCTGACGTAGATGGTGCACTTTTTACGGATACTCCAGGGAATATCATTGCCAATggaaaacagcacgatttgcCGTGGGTGGCCCTTGCAACTAAGGAAGAAGGAATTGTTACAACTGCAG TGTACTATAATGAGCCAGACTTGTTCCAGCAATTTTTAGACAACGTTGACTCTCACCTAATCAGCTTGTTGAGACACGACGTTTGGTCAGCCGATGTCGATGCCCAAACTGCCGCTCTAAAGTCTCGTTACTTGAACGATCTAAGTGCAGACAGAAAATTG CTACTACACAATTTGACTGACATCATAACCGATTACGAGTTTACCTACTTCAATTACAACGAGGTCAGACAACGTGCAAACAACCCTGCTTACAAGAGTCCCGTATACTTTTGCACTTTTGACTACCGAGACAGTTTCAGCTATACCTATAAGTTTACTGGTAGTAACCCGGAGAATTTGGGCCCGGCGCACGGAGATGAGTTTATTTACCTCCTTCCTGGACCACGGGAAATGTTTGGGCCACCAGGCTCTGAATATAGTGAGACCGATTTGAAAATGCTCGACGCTATGGTGGAGCTATGGACATCGTTTGCTATCAATGG GTTGCCGACTACTGCAGCTCTCAATGACAACGCGATTTGGGAACCATTTTCATCAGACGAAAAATATCTTCAGATCGGTAATGGCAGCGATCCTGGAATTCAGCTTAAAAGTGGTTTTCACGAAGAGCGAATGCAGTTTTGGGAAAATTTCTTTGCTGCTACAAAGTAG
- the LOC124179168 gene encoding esterase E4-like isoform X4, which yields MIYVCTHTGATFFDFARMRNSLQASVGQLSYFYVISHVNPISSNYLMIEFVYKYICDFRARILRRDSYLGLGSFPSITWCKTVSMAIRTIGSRSCCYIAAACLLVGLLLIAFLTIFGVIPIKNGEIPAGEDWMRPETTIPQGRLRGINMATHLGRRFAAFIGVPFAEPPIGDLRFKQAVPAGPWNGTLDTDRMPNACIQNEEKLMGDEDCLYLNVYTPQVPSSQNATLLPVMVYIYGGQFRFGTSTPDRWSPEFLLNKDVVLVVPNYRFGILGFLSTGDEVSPGNNLLKDIVEALRWTQRNIKYFGGDPNKVTLFGGSSGAACVRLLTLSPLTKGLFHQFMTHSIPQVYPPVPEPYSVAATRATKLGEYLGCPTNTSTTLVNCLRTFNGSYLYETDVLLKDERTARPTVWYPVVEPDVDGALFTDTPGNIIANGKQHDLPWVALATKEEGIVTTAVYYNRPDLFQQFLDNVDSYLISFLRHDVWSANVDAQTATLKSRYLNDLTADRKLLLQNLTDIMTDYEFTYFNYNEVKQRANNPAYKSPVYFCTFDYRGTFSYSYKFSGGNTENWGAVHGDELLYLIPGPKEMFAPPGSEFTETDMKVADAMVELWTSFAINGLPTTAALNDNAIWEPFSSDEKYLQIGNGSDPGIQLKSGFHEERMQFWENFFAATK from the exons atgatcTATGTGTGCACCCACACGGGAGCgacttttttcgattttgcaCGCATGCGAAATAGCCTTCAAGCCAGTGTAGGTCAGCtatcatatttttatgttaTCTCACATGTAAATCCAATCTCATCAAACTACTTAATGATagaatttgtttataaatatatctgtGATTTCCGTGCACGTATTTTGAGAAGAGATTCCTATCTCGGGCTGGGCTCTTTCCCGAGCATCACTTGGTGCAAAACAGTAAGCATGGCTATACGTACGATTGGCTCGCGCTCGTGCTGTTATATAGCAGCCGCGTGTCTGCTGGTGGGTCTTTTGCTAATTGCTTTTCTGACAATTTTTGGTGTTATTCCAATTAAAAATGGGGAGATTCCCGCTGGCGAGGATTGGATGCGTCCGGAAACGACGATACCTCAAGGAAGACTCAGAGGTATAAATATGGCCACACACCTTGGCAGAAGATTCGCTGCCTTCATTGGAGTTCCGTTTGCCGAGCCACCGATTGGAGATCTCAG GTTCAAACAAGCCGTACCGGCGGGTCCTTGGAACGGGACTCTAGATACCGACCGCATGCCTAACGCATGTATTCAGAACGAGGAAAAGCTCATGGGGGATGAGGACTGCCTCTATCTCAATGTCTATACGCCGCAG GTTCCTAGTAGCCAAAACGCTACGTTACTGCCAGTGATGGTGTACATCTATGGTGGACAATTCAGGTTTGGAACGAGCACTCCTGACCGATGGAGTCCAGAATTTCTTCTTAATAAGGACGTGGTTCTCGTAGTTCCGAACTATCGTTTCGGAATACTCGGATTTTTGAGTACCGGCGACGAAGTGTCGCctggaaataatttactaAAAGATATAGTTGAAGCTTTGAGATGGACCCAACGAAACATCAAGTATTTCGGTGGTGATCCAAATAAAGTAACGCTTTTCGGTGGAAGTTCAGGCGCCGCCTGCGTTCGCCTTTTAACCTTATCTCCTTTAACAAAAG GACTCTTTCACCAATTCATGACACACAGTATACCGCAAGTCTATCCTCCTGTTCCTGAACCGTATTCGGTGGCCGCCACGCGTGCCACGAAGTTGGGCGAATATCTTGGTTGTCCAACCAACACGTCAACCACCCTTGTTAACTGTCTGAGGACTTTCAATGGGTCATACTTGTACGAAACAGACGTGCTGTTGAAGGATGAAAGGACGGCCAGGCCTACTGTTTGGTATCCTGTAGTCGAACCTGACGTAGATGGTGCACTTTTTACGGATACTCCAGGGAATATCATTGCCAATggaaaacagcacgatttgcCGTGGGTGGCCCTTGCAACTAAGGAAGAAGGAATTGTTACAACTGCAG TGTACTATAATAGGCCGGACTTGTTCCAGCAATTTTTAGACAACGTTGACTCTTACTTAATCAGCTTCTTGAGACACGACGTTTGGTCAGCCAATGTCGATGCCCAAACTGCCACTCTTAAGTCTCGTTACTTGAACGATCTAACTGCAGACAGAAAATTG CTACTACAGAATTTGACTGACATCATGACCGATTACGAGTTTACCTACTTTAATTACAACGAGGTCAAACAACGTGCAAACAACCCTGCTTACAAGAGTCCCGTATACTTTTGCACTTTTGACTACCGAGGCACTTTCAGCTACAGCTATAAGTTTAGTGGTGGTAACACGGAGAATTGGGGCGCGGTGCACGGAGACGAGCTGCTTTACCTCATTCCTGGACCAAAGGAAATGTTTGCGCCACCAGGCTCTGAATTTACTGAGACTGATATGAAAGTGGCCGACGCTATGGTGGAGCTATGGACATCGTTTGCTATCAATGG GTTGCCGACTACTGCAGCTCTCAATGACAACGCGATTTGGGAACCATTTTCATCAGACGAAAAATATCTTCAGATCGGTAATGGCAGCGATCCTGGAATTCAGCTTAAAAGTGGTTTTCACGAAGAGCGAATGCAGTTTTGGGAAAATTTCTTTGCTGCTACAAAGTAG
- the LOC124179168 gene encoding esterase E4-like isoform X1, producing MIYVCTHTGATFFDFARMRNSLQASVGQLSYFYVISHVNPISSNYLMIEFVYKYICDFRARILRRDSYLGLGSFPSITWCKTVSMAIRTIGSRSCCYIAAACLLVGLLLIAFLTIFGVIPIKNGEIPAGEDWMRPETTIPQGRLRGINMATHLGRRFAAFIGVPFAEPPIGDLRFKQAVPAGPWNGTLDTDRMPNACIQGMNELQKETKLTGDEDCLYLNVYTPRLPSSQNATLLPVMVFIYGGQFTYGMSTPDQHSPEFLLNKDVVLVVPNYRLGILGFLSTGDEVSPGNNLLKDIAEALRWIQRNIKYFGGDPNKVTLFGGSSGATCVRLLTLSPLTKGLFHQFMTHSTPQLYPPVPEPYTVAATRATKLGEYLGCPTNTSTTLVNCLRTFNGSYLYDTDVLLKDERTARPTVWYPVVEPDVEGALFTDTPGNIIANGKQHDLPWVALVAKEEGIVVTAVYYNEPDLFQQFLDNVDSHLISLLRHDVWSADVDAQTAALKSRYLNDLSADRKLLLHNLTDIITDYEFTYFNYNEVRQRANNPAYKSPVYFCTFDYRDSFSYTYKFTGSNPENLGPAHGDEFIYLLPGPREMFGPPGSEYSETDLKMLDAMVELWTSFAINGLPTTAALNDNAIWEPFSSDEKYLQIGNGSDPGIQLKSGFHEERMQFWENFFAATK from the exons atgatcTATGTGTGCACCCACACGGGAGCgacttttttcgattttgcaCGCATGCGAAATAGCCTTCAAGCCAGTGTAGGTCAGCtatcatatttttatgttaTCTCACATGTAAATCCAATCTCATCAAACTACTTAATGATagaatttgtttataaatatatctgtGATTTCCGTGCACGTATTTTGAGAAGAGATTCCTATCTCGGGCTGGGCTCTTTCCCGAGCATCACTTGGTGCAAAACAGTAAGCATGGCTATACGTACGATTGGCTCGCGCTCGTGCTGTTATATAGCAGCCGCGTGTCTGCTGGTGGGTCTTTTGCTAATTGCTTTTCTGACAATTTTTGGTGTTATTCCAATTAAAAATGGGGAGATTCCCGCTGGCGAGGATTGGATGCGTCCGGAAACGACGATACCTCAAGGAAGACTCAGAGGTATAAATATGGCCACACACCTTGGCAGAAGATTCGCTGCCTTCATTGGAGTTCCGTTTGCCGAGCCACCGATTGGAGATCTCAG GTTCAAACAAGCCGTACCGGCGGGTCCTTGGAACGGGACTCTAGATACCGACCGCATGCCTAACGCAT GCATTCAGGGAATGAACGAGCTTCAGAAGGAGACAAAGCTCACGGGGGATGAGGACTGCCTCTATCTCAATGTCTATACGCCGCGG CTTCCTAGTAGCCAGAATGCTACGTTACTGCCAGTGATGGTCTTCATCTACGGTGGACAATTCACGTATGGAATGAGCACTCCTGACCAACACAGTCCAGAATTTCTTCTTAATAAGGACGTGGTTCTCGTAGTTCCGAACTATCGTTTGGGAATACTAGGATTTTTGAGTACCGGCGACGAAGTATCGCCGGGAAATAATTTACTTAAAGATATAGCTGAAGCTTTGAGATGGATTCAACGAAACATCAAGTATTTCGGTGGTGATCCAAATAAAGTAACGCTCTTCGGTGGAAGTTCAGGCGCCACCTGCGTTCGCCTTTTAACCTTATCTCCTTTAACAAAAG GACTCTTTCACCAATTCATGACACACAGTACACCGCAACTCTATCCTCCTGTTCCTGAACCATATACGGTGGCCGCCACTCGAGCCACGAAGTTGGGCGAATATCTTGGTTGTCCAACCAACACGTCAACCACCCTTGTTAACTGTCTGAGGACTTTCAATGGGTCATACTTGTACGATACAGACGTGCTGTTAAAGGATGAAAGAACGGCCAGGCCTACTGTTTGGTATCCTGTAGTCGAACCTGACGTAGAAGGTGCACTTTTCACGGATACTCCAGGGAATATCATTGCCAATggaaaacagcacgatttgcCGTGGGTGGCCCTTGTAGCTAAGGAAGAAGGAATTGTTGTAACTGCAG TGTACTATAATGAGCCAGACTTGTTCCAGCAATTTTTAGACAACGTTGACTCTCACCTAATCAGCTTGTTGAGACACGACGTTTGGTCAGCCGATGTCGATGCCCAAACTGCCGCTCTAAAGTCTCGTTACTTGAACGATCTAAGTGCAGACAGAAAATTG CTACTACACAATTTGACTGACATCATAACCGATTACGAGTTTACCTACTTCAATTACAACGAGGTCAGACAACGTGCAAACAACCCTGCTTACAAGAGTCCCGTATACTTTTGCACTTTTGACTACCGAGACAGTTTCAGCTATACCTATAAGTTTACTGGTAGTAACCCGGAGAATTTGGGCCCGGCGCACGGAGATGAGTTTATTTACCTCCTTCCTGGACCACGGGAAATGTTTGGGCCACCAGGCTCTGAATATAGTGAGACCGATTTGAAAATGCTCGACGCTATGGTGGAGCTATGGACATCGTTTGCTATCAATGG GTTGCCGACTACTGCAGCTCTCAATGACAACGCGATTTGGGAACCATTTTCATCAGACGAAAAATATCTTCAGATCGGTAATGGCAGCGATCCTGGAATTCAGCTTAAAAGTGGTTTTCACGAAGAGCGAATGCAGTTTTGGGAAAATTTCTTTGCTGCTACAAAGTAG
- the LOC124179168 gene encoding esterase E4-like isoform X5 encodes MIYVCTHTGATFFDFARMRNSLQASVGQLSYFYVISHVNPISSNYLMIEFVYKYICDFRARILRRDSYLGLGSFPSITWCKTVSMAIRTIGSRSCCYIAAACLLVGLLLIAFLTIFGVIPIKNGEIPAGEDWMRPETTIPQGRLRGINMATHLGRRFAAFIGVPFAEPPIGDLRFKQAVPAGPWNGTLDTDRMPNACIQNEEKLMGDEDCLYLNVYTPQVPSSQNATLLPVMVYIYGGQFRFGTSTPDRWSPEFLLNKDVVLVVPNYRFGILGFLSTGDEVSPGNNLLKDIVEALRWTQRNIKYFGGDPNKVTLFGGSSGAACVRLLTLSPLTKGLFHQFMTHSIPQVYPPVPEPYSVAATRATKLGEYLGCPTNTSTTLVNCLRTFNGSYLYETDVLLKDERTARPTVWYPVVEPDVDGALFTDTPGNIIANGKQHDLPWVALATKEEGIVTTAVYYNRPDLFQQFLDNVDSYLISFLRHDVWSANVDAQTATLKSRYLNDLTADRKLLLQNLTDIMTDYEFTYFNYNEVKQRANNPAYKSPVYFCTFDYRGTFSYSYKFSGGNTENWGAVHGDELLYLIPGPKEMFAPPGSEFTETDMKVADAMVELWTSFAINGLPTTVALNDNAIWEPFSSDEKYLQIGNDSDPGIKVKSGFHEERMQFWENFFVAKK; translated from the exons atgatcTATGTGTGCACCCACACGGGAGCgacttttttcgattttgcaCGCATGCGAAATAGCCTTCAAGCCAGTGTAGGTCAGCtatcatatttttatgttaTCTCACATGTAAATCCAATCTCATCAAACTACTTAATGATagaatttgtttataaatatatctgtGATTTCCGTGCACGTATTTTGAGAAGAGATTCCTATCTCGGGCTGGGCTCTTTCCCGAGCATCACTTGGTGCAAAACAGTAAGCATGGCTATACGTACGATTGGCTCGCGCTCGTGCTGTTATATAGCAGCCGCGTGTCTGCTGGTGGGTCTTTTGCTAATTGCTTTTCTGACAATTTTTGGTGTTATTCCAATTAAAAATGGGGAGATTCCCGCTGGCGAGGATTGGATGCGTCCGGAAACGACGATACCTCAAGGAAGACTCAGAGGTATAAATATGGCCACACACCTTGGCAGAAGATTCGCTGCCTTCATTGGAGTTCCGTTTGCCGAGCCACCGATTGGAGATCTCAG GTTCAAACAAGCCGTACCGGCGGGTCCTTGGAACGGGACTCTAGATACCGACCGCATGCCTAACGCATGTATTCAGAACGAGGAAAAGCTCATGGGGGATGAGGACTGCCTCTATCTCAATGTCTATACGCCGCAG GTTCCTAGTAGCCAAAACGCTACGTTACTGCCAGTGATGGTGTACATCTATGGTGGACAATTCAGGTTTGGAACGAGCACTCCTGACCGATGGAGTCCAGAATTTCTTCTTAATAAGGACGTGGTTCTCGTAGTTCCGAACTATCGTTTCGGAATACTCGGATTTTTGAGTACCGGCGACGAAGTGTCGCctggaaataatttactaAAAGATATAGTTGAAGCTTTGAGATGGACCCAACGAAACATCAAGTATTTCGGTGGTGATCCAAATAAAGTAACGCTTTTCGGTGGAAGTTCAGGCGCCGCCTGCGTTCGCCTTTTAACCTTATCTCCTTTAACAAAAG GACTCTTTCACCAATTCATGACACACAGTATACCGCAAGTCTATCCTCCTGTTCCTGAACCGTATTCGGTGGCCGCCACGCGTGCCACGAAGTTGGGCGAATATCTTGGTTGTCCAACCAACACGTCAACCACCCTTGTTAACTGTCTGAGGACTTTCAATGGGTCATACTTGTACGAAACAGACGTGCTGTTGAAGGATGAAAGGACGGCCAGGCCTACTGTTTGGTATCCTGTAGTCGAACCTGACGTAGATGGTGCACTTTTTACGGATACTCCAGGGAATATCATTGCCAATggaaaacagcacgatttgcCGTGGGTGGCCCTTGCAACTAAGGAAGAAGGAATTGTTACAACTGCAG TGTACTATAATAGGCCGGACTTGTTCCAGCAATTTTTAGACAACGTTGACTCTTACTTAATCAGCTTCTTGAGACACGACGTTTGGTCAGCCAATGTCGATGCCCAAACTGCCACTCTTAAGTCTCGTTACTTGAACGATCTAACTGCAGACAGAAAATTG CTACTACAGAATTTGACTGACATCATGACCGATTACGAGTTTACCTACTTTAATTACAACGAGGTCAAACAACGTGCAAACAACCCTGCTTACAAGAGTCCCGTATACTTTTGCACTTTTGACTACCGAGGCACTTTCAGCTACAGCTATAAGTTTAGTGGTGGTAACACGGAGAATTGGGGCGCGGTGCACGGAGACGAGCTGCTTTACCTCATTCCTGGACCAAAGGAAATGTTTGCGCCACCAGGCTCTGAATTTACTGAGACTGATATGAAAGTGGCCGACGCTATGGTGGAGCTATGGACATCGTTTGCTATCAATGG GTTGCCGACTACTGTAGCTCTCAATGACAACGCGATTTGGGAACCATTCTCATCAGACGAAAAATATCTTCAGATCGGTAATGACAGCGATCCTGGAATTAAGGTTAAAAGTGGTTTTCACGAAGAGCGAATGCAGTTTTGGGAAAATTTCTTTGTTGCTAAAAAGTAG